Genomic window (Oryza sativa Japonica Group chromosome 3, ASM3414082v1):
ACATAAATTAGCACGATAACATAAATCTATATCCGCTGTTAACTTATAATGGTAACTGGAGACGTGGTAAGATGTTAGATATAATTTTCTAAATGCGCTATACATCAGGATCATACAATTAGGGGAACAAAATACAGGGTAGACACAATTAATTCAATGAAAACAAACAAGGACCTTGAGTGGGTGGGTATAAGGAGCTTTCACACATTATGAGTTTGAAATACATTGTGATCATAATTAAAGAGTTGCAAATTGTATACCACTTGATAAGTTCTTTGACGAGGTCCCACCTAAACTCCTAATGCAGCCCAAAGGCACTTATCCCTAATCAATACCACAGGTTGAAGCTGTCCAACAAGGACGCTAAAGAGCGAGTTTAATAGTAGAGGTAACTGATGCCTCTATTTTTGCCCACATTATCTACTCATCGATTAGGACaataccaattttattttatttgtttgatatcaATCTATTGGTTATCTTCCTATTCCCTCTCTTGGTGATGGAGCACATGTACAGGCCGCCTCTTGCATGAGGGGCAgctccttctctcctccacctcatcatGAGCACTCTTGGCACTAGCGCTTTATACCTTACTGTACATTCTCTAAGTAGCACGTAGGCGCATAAGCCTTCATCAATGAGTCATGGGCAGAACAATACTTCCGTTCTAACTTCACATCCCTATGCTTCACACCTCTGAAATGATACCCTCAGAATACAATAATAGAATTATCATTGAGAACTCTTATTACTACTATGCAAACGTGGTGAAATTACGATTGGGATCCGCACAAATAGTAAATATAAGTAGATACTGTTTGTAAACTGACAATCTTGCAAGTGTAAGAGAAAGGTAAGAGGCGCATACCCATCTTACGGAAGTAGAGGAAGTTGGTGACGAGGCGCCAGATCTCGTAGTGCTGCACCACCAGCTTGGGGTTCAGATACAGGTGGTAGGGCGAAATGATCTGCGAGGCAAGGAGGGCATTAGGCCATCAGCGCAGGCACTCAAACAAGCACCAGATCGAGGAGAGAGTAGAATCATGTAAAGAGGGGcgggcggagagagagagagagagagagagacctcgAGGGTGCAGCCGACggtggtgacgacggcggcggtgaggtaGGAGCGCGTGATGATGGGCATCTGCCGGTACCACTCCTCCACCGCCTGCGCCATCTCCCGCGAAACCCTAGCGGGCGAGCTCTCCTCTCTCGAGTCTCGAGTAAACCCTAATTGACCCGAATCGAATCGCCGATGAGATGTTGGCAGCGGAAGGGGGAAGGGGatggatggagatggagatgggtcGCAAACTCGCAACGGAAAGCTGCGTGCATTGGTGTCTCCGGTGGCTGCGTGCCTTCCTGCCTGCCTGcgtgtcactgacatgtgggggccACGAGTCGGTCGCATTGACGTGGTGTGTTCCAGTAGGATAGCGACACGTCAGCGCACACGTTGCAACGCGCCATGTTTCGTTGACAATTCAAATCTGACCTGGTATGTACTCCTATGTTGTTGTAGTATGTTGTTGGTCAAGCCAGGGATTACAAGTggtcatatagaaaaaaataaaacgtgGATGTTAATTATATGTGGTTGTTCCTTCTCTAtaatagatactccctccgtttcataatataaatcattctagtattgcccatattcatatagatgttaatgatatatatatatatgtctggaTTCAATaacatctacttcctccgtttcatattatactagtaagactttttagcatatgtctagatttattgacatatatatatatgtgcctagattcattaacatctatatgaatatggacaatgctagaaagtcttataatatgaaacggagggagtatatgaatatgggcaatgttaaaatgacttacattatgaaacggaggaatcaTATTGTATTGTTTTGGTGTAAGTATGCAATTGGTTATACGGAGTATATGGAAAAACTAAAGTAACACTTACAATCTACTCCTGTATTTTCTTACTAGCTTAACAACTTAACTACTCCctacattttttatttatatgacATTGTTTAGGCCCTATTTATTTCagcttagaattattataatctgaattATTAGCAATAATCTGAAACAATCATGTAGAtcattataataatctataagctaGATTAGTATAATATGATAATCTCCTCTAAACGTGCTTCTTTCAAATTAGTaggtggctaaagacccactaatCTTAAAATTTGTATGCAAATTACCCACCACTTCCATCGAACCCAATAGATTGAGTACATCCGCTTCCTCTCTCCACAGTGCAGGCGAATCCGGCGCCTCCCCCAGCCGCGCATGCATCCGCTTCCTCTCTCCCTAGTCGCGCGCGAACCCTTCCCCAAGCCGTATCGTCATCGCCGCCATTTCATCCTTCTCCCACTCCACAATAGCTTAGGGTATTAGAGACATCAGCCTTTCGAAACCAATAATATATGTCTCTAATAATCCAAAGAAACAAACAGCTAAtaacttattttattataacttattataatccagcttaatAATCTGGATTGCAATAATGtttagttattaaaaaaaagggtaGTACGCACTGGAAAAATTTGAGACTCAAGTGAAGTTGTTGAAAGAAGATCGAACGTTAGAAAAAGAATTATGTCGTGATACAGTGATTTGTTCTTTAATGAGAAAAGGTTAGAATCTTTAATACCTGCAATGCACGTTCTTATCTTTATCGTGGAGACGTAAATAATTACTACTACAATACATTTTAATTGAAACAGAATAAAACAAGCTCGATGATACAAATCAATAAAATAGTAACCTAATGATATGACATGCGATTTTATTGACAAATTTATTATcaccactcgtaagagtggtaaatagttaattattccaaTGAGAGTTGGGTTCTTCTTTGTATGGCagggagaaagaaaaaagataaatgAGTAATTTTACACTCAAGACATGACTAATGGGTTAGGGAAATAATTTCctagctaaaaatacttatatttttaagacGGAGATAGTACCTCATTTCATCTCAGTTTTTCATtcatttacatttctcaatcaGGCTTCTCATGATCCATTATCCACACATACTGCGGTGACGTGGCTTCCGTAGATTTAAAAAATGACACACGAGCAATAACCCCAATATTTGGGAAAAGCCTTCTCTTCAATGATAAAAAGATGGAAATGATCCAGGAGGATGACATTTGCAAATACGTGAACCGGATGAGTCAAAAACCCAACAGAGACTGGAATCAGTTGAGTTTCAGCATCAGCGCCCCCAAACCAAATAATTTTGAACTCTCCggactccggccgccgccttccaGAGGAACCTCGCGGctgccggtgccggtgccggaGAAGACATGGCCGGGAAGAAGAAGGCCCTAACAAATCCCGCCtctccctccgcctccgcctccgcttccACCCCTAAGAAATCCACCGCCACCTCCAAGGACCGCTCCACGCCGAAACCCCGCAAAAACCCCAACCCCAAGGAGgaggcaccaccgccgccgcccgccaacAACAAGCGCCTCAACCCCCAAGGGGGATCCAACCGTAAGAAGAAGGCCGATGCGGGGACGCCCTCCAAGAAGCCGAAGCGCCAGCCGCCGGAGCCCAAACCTCGGAAGCACAAGGGGGCCAAGAGCGAGAAGCCGCACCGGGTTTCCGGCGAAGGGGAGAAGCCCACGcccacgaagaagaagaagaagaaggagagcaGCAAGGAGCCCAAGCGCGAGAAGCAGCAAGCGTCCGCGCCTATGTCGACTCCCTCGAAGAAGAACAAGGAAGCCAAACGCGACACAGGAGGAGCGGGGAAGCCCACGCCCACCAAGAGGAAGCTCGGCGACGTGGATCCCCCACAGGAGCGACCGTCCGGTGAAGGCCAGGCAAGCTCTCCCACGCCCGCCAAGAAGCGGAaggacaaggcggcggcggcggaggcggttgcCGACCACGGCGCCGGCAGCTTCCCGATGGCTCGGGTGCGGCAGATAATGCGGGCCGAGGACGCCACCATCCGCCCCTCCAATGAGGCTGTCTTCCTCATCAACAAGGCCACCGTATGgttctttccttccttcccaCATTCTTTCACTTAACTCGCATTTGGTTAATGAAACTTAGTTTATGCAATGATTTGTGATGGCAATTAGCAATCGAGGATTGGAGCTTCTCCATCCTAATGTGATGATTTGGGTTGGACTGGAATCTAGTTAACCTAATGAGATTTAGGTCGGCGTTGCTGTGATCGCCCACAAGGTGTTTGATGAATTGTCTGATATGATCACAGATCACGAATGGTGTTTTCTACCTCCAAATGGTAGATGTTACAGGTTGTCTCAGAAGTCCAAAGCTTGATTTCTCTGCTTCTGCTGCCATCAAACTTTTGGCAGGAGGGTTTATGCACGATTGTTTTATGTTTGTATTTGTTGGTAACTCGCTAAAATGTTGCTGTTCTCTGATGCATTAGGCATATGTTACTGGTTTATGGCATACTGGCAATGAGAATATTATAGAGGGCATATTAAGATAGAATCTgaagaatatattttcatgattTACCTAGTTATTCTGTCAGATTACTGTGATATTCATTACGGACCAGTGTTTCATTATTTTTTCCATTCCTCGTCCAAAGCTGATTTGGTTAATGTTATATCGCTCACTTGAACCTGTAAATCTGTAACTGCAGGAGATATTCTTGAAGAGGTTTGCAGACGATGCTTATCGAAATGCTTTGAAGGATCGGAAGAAGTCAATTGTGTATGATAACCTTTGTAAGTTGCACATTCATTCCCATTCACTTCAAAACTTTCTTTGTTGCTATGTTGAAAATGCACTTTGTATAGAAAAGCTAAGGGATCTGCATTTATTAAGATtggaaaaaaatgtttgaaaCATTCAAACAGTACATAGAAAAATGAGAAATCTCAGATAGGTGAAAGAGGGTTTCCCTATTCTACTAATGTACCAGCACGTCATCATCAAGTTTCAAAACAACACAATTTGTGGAAACTGTATGCTGTctcattagaattttttttagtgaAATATAAACTACACATGTCCTGAGGTTGTTACTTTTAGTGTTCATATTTTCATTTTCAATCTCTCAAGAGATGAAGAACCTTCCAAGATTGCAATGATAGTCTGGTAGTTATCCCATCTATAGGTAGATGATATTTCCATTTCTGCAGACAGGTTTGTCAAGCCAGGAGAGAAAGAGCAGTTAGTATATAGCTATAGTAGGACCATTGTGTGTAAGAGGGCAACTGCATTTAGTTGCGATTCAGCTTATCAATGCCCCAATATCACTGGCTGGATAGATTCCATTGACAAGAGCCAAAAGATAAATACTCTCTCAAAGATTGGGTACAGATGTTGAGTCCTACAAGTTGCAACATCAAATGGTTACATACATAGGATATTTTGTTATGGTCTTGTCAATATTCTTGCCTGTCCCCCCTTTTTCTTGATAAAATGTGTCCAACTATCAATCTAATGATCATAACTTTACTCATAGCACACACATTTCTGTGATgttggcatatatatatatatatatatatatatatatatatatatatatatatatatatatatatatatatatatatatatatatatatatatatatatatatatatatatatatatatatatatatatatatatatatatatatatatatatatatatatatatatataaaactaaTGCATTTGTGCAGTgatgaaacatttttatttCTATACAAGCCAGTGTAACATGTACTGATATTTTTTAGACTGTCCAACAAAGATAGTTGAAGTCCACTCATGTTCTGAAACTGGACAGAGGGGAATCAATCCCATCGAGAGGCtctcttcctccttttttctGAATCTGTGAGAGAGGCAAATGAGAAGTTCAGAGAGACCTCAACTCTTCTGCATTTCTCTGTCAGTAGTGATAATAACTTATTAAGTTGATCAAATTAGGGATTTCACTTTCAGTACAGATGTTGCATTACTTGCATCTCAAATATCATTTTTTGAGCCATATTTTTTGACATTGGCCTTTGATATATGCCccagcttcttttttttttctctcaatgaTGCAGACTTTCAGAGGTCATAGGATAAATTCTTTATAACCAGTGACCTACAAAATAACCTCAGGAATTCATATACTTAAACGTCTATGCTTTGCCTActtgcaccttttttttttttttggggggggggtgtgCAAATGTTCCAACTTCCTGACAGAGTTATCGTGTAAAATTGACTCAGGAAAAACAATCATAAAACATGTTTCTTATGATCTGTGATGGCAAGATCAGCATCCAACATGTGAATAGCTTTAACATCTTTCATCTCAACTCATAGACATACACTTTTTGTGGATGGGCTCATCTCTGAATTGCAATTAAAGTTCATTGATCCTGTCTTCCGTGAGGTTGAAGATATAGTTAATGTTCTATTTCTTttgtccttttatttttctttatctcACAGCACATCTGCCTTCCTTTTCAGCAACAGCAGTGTGCAACCAGAAAAGATACAAGTTTCTCTCAGGTcaatatttgtcttttttacAAACCCATGGAAGCCTATTTTAATCAGCAAAGGCTCTTCATATGCCTTAGCCTTTTAGCAATATCATTATTTACAAATCGTTTCTGTGGTCTTTGCTCAGATTTTGTTCCACAGAAAGTTACAGCTGAAGATGCTTTGAAGGCTCCAGTTAGCAGCCAAGTGAACCAACCACAATAAGTTGCTAGTGCTCCGCGAGGTATGCTGCTATGTTTTTACTACTTCCTAGCTTTTTTAAGGAGCGAATTACTGGAAATTAGTTTTCCATGTTGTGAAAGTTCCAGCATTCAGCTGCTCCATCCTGTAGGGAGGTCATCCTTTCACGAGTTATCTCCTGGGAGGGTTCTGCAATTGTAAACGCCAGCTGTGCAGCTCATGTTGCCCTCAGGACTGGCATCTTGCGACATGTTCAATATGATTCTGATCAGAATCGGAGGCTTAAAAGAAGATTATAAGGGGAAACCTGAGTAATCTACATATGAAAGAAGCATGATGAAACTTTTTGTCATGAGAATCACTTGAAATATGCTTGCTTAGAGCCTCAAATCAGGATCACCTTTTTGGCTGTGTAAGCTGTGGGTTGTGTGAGGTGGATGTAGCTTAGGCTAAATGTtactgtgtatttttttttagataatacgtTACTAGTAGTATACATTTGTGAGTTCTGACTTGTTCATGTACTAGTTCATTACATATATTTTCGCAGGTGCATGCTTTACCAATTACTTGCTGGTGCAAATATGAATGCCTAGCACCATGAGATGCTTGTCTTGCACTGGAGTTTATCTCCTATGGAATCCACGAGTAGGCTGTTATGGAGGATTTGTATTTGTAccttgtttcaaaataaataaaactagtatgagatatgatatattttagAACTATGAATCTGGGTATGAGTATTATAATGTATAATATCTCATATTAGATCTATTTATTTTGTAACCAAGAGAGTGCTTGCtttgtttcataaaaaaaatctaattctgTATAGGAATCTAGATAtagaattgtattttttttttaacggagggagcAAGTGCGAGCAGACACGGTGAGTCTACGAGATTTGTGTGTCAAGTGTCAACGCATCGTTGCTGGGGCTTTGTTCGGGACGAAGATCCAAGTATGCAGTACGCGTGTTCGCCGGTCATTCGCTGCACATGGGCTCCTGACTTGCTTATGCCGCCAAAGATTAGCAACAGCCAATAGCTAGCTGTAAATAATGCGTAAGGCCAACGGTACCATCTGTAACTTTCTCTCACTTTCGTTGCATCTCAATTCTCAGGAAAGCAACTGACCCTAACGCAAACAGTAGTGTCTTTGAATTGGTCGGTGCAACTTTGCCACGAACAATTTGCTAAAAAGTGCTAGAAAAAATGAATATACAAACGAGTCAGTCATAAGTTTCAGCCAAACATCAATTTGCCAACAAATTGGTTATTATGGCACATATAATACTTGACGTGACAAAACTTCAACTGCAAACCTAACATGCCCTTTGCCATAAATGGCACAGTACCGCTCATGTTTGAAATAATCAAACTGCTGTCTCCAGGCCCTAAATTAAAGCTATCGTTAAACATCCAAGTCAACCTCTTTAATTTGTCGTAACATTAAAATCCACGCGATCATTGTTTTCTGTTCTCGAGCAGCTGCTGCTATAGCACGAGTTGTACCACATGTCAGTATATCTGAACATATGTGTCCAAGGGCAGGTGCCGAACTAATGAACTCCggacatatgtatatgtatatatgtgttagtGAAAACacattttcttttctgttgTGTTTGGATGAAAAATTGAAAGAGATACTTTTGTTGCCAAGTGTCTCCAAGCTTAATTTGGCAGAATAAAAACGCCAAGAAAGAAGTCCGGACCACCAGATTAATTATTTGTTTGGTAAGCTTTAGCATCAGCGCATCGGCTATAGCATTAGCTCCACTCATTTGAGAAAACGACGACGCATTAAATTAGTaacagattttttttccacgtaAAATAATTTCGGAAGCTAGTCTAACAAAAAGAAATTAGgagtagtaataataataataagtaaaGTAATCTAGTAACAAAATTACATTTGATGAGCGACTGGCCAGGGAGGAATAGGTTCAGGTGCCACATTTTCTTCTCCCATCCCATCATCCCATGGCCTGGCCTCATGGGCGCGTGATCCGAGAAGGAACCGACGGtgataaaaatattgaaatCTCGCACATCCCAACCAACCATGCAGAGGCTCGCAGTTCTGGATCTGAATACTGTTCACACCAATGCATCACGGCTCACAGCTCACTTGGAGTTGGTTCTAATCAAAATTATTAGGAGTAGCAGTATATCATTCTACTAGGTATACAAAACTGCGTGTATCCATCTCCATATCACTCCATTACGttattcctctttttttttcacagaaAAAGAATTTTAATGGTTTCAACACCAAGAATAATTAACACAAGAATGAAATGAAGAATCTAACATCTCGCGGATCACAGGAGCAATTTGAAGCGCGGCCATGGAAGGCATGCATCGAATCTGTGTATCTGCGGAGCTGCTGCACTGAGACGACGAACGTATATGGTGGGGTTGTACTGCTGATGCTACTGTAGATGTAGATGTAGTGTACTACTCCGGTGAGGAGCTCCGGCGAACGATCAGACGAGCTCGAGGCGGGCGGAGTAGTCGGCGTACCTGGACCGCCGGATGTTGGCCTGCCGCTTCTTCCACACGACGGCGGCTAGACCCACCACCGCGGCGGCCGAGAAGGCGCCGACCACGACGCCGGCCTTCTTGCCGCCGTTCAACTCGTGCCTCTCCGTctccccgtcctcctcccccgccttgTCGCCCGCGGTGGCGGCCTTTATCTCCTCGGCGGCGGGGGCAGGCGACGGTGTTGACGGCTTCTCCTCCTTGTCTTTCTCCttatcgtcgtcgtcctcctcgtcgtcgccgccctgcTTGGCCTTGGCGGCGGAGGGGGCCGGCGCGGACGCGGCGGAATGCTCCATGGGCGACGGCTCGGGTGCCGCGGAATGCGGGACGGGGGGCGAGTGGGAGGGCGCGGGGAGAGGGGAGGTCTCAGGAGGCGCGggaggggagagcgcggcggcggaggaggaggcctcgGAAGGCGGCTGCGACGGAgcgagggcggcgtcggcggggtgGAGGCGCTCGTctgcagccggggtggaggcGGTGGGCGCGGACGCAGGCGGCAGCGAGATGGGCGACTCGGCGGAGGCGAgcagcggcgcgaggaggaggacgaggaagagcgcggcggcgcagggcaATGCCGATGACGCCATGGCGGAGGCGGAAGCAGATCTGCGGCGAGGTGGTTTGGTTGGTGACGAGATTGGAGGGGTTTTATACTCGGGTCGTGAGGGGTGGGGATCCCTCGCTTCGCTTGCCACGTCGGCGATGCGGTTGCGGCGGGCGGTAGCAAAGGAAAGGGAGAGAGTAGAAGAGTCCAATCGCCGGCAACGCAGTATAGGCCGGTGGTACGCCGTTTTCGGCCCATCTTCCACCTCTACCTGCCGCTTGTTTGTGCTTCAAGATTCGTGCACGTGGTCACACTCTTTACTTCCTATATCATCATCATAATGATAGCAGATAACTATATGCATCAGTACGTAATTTAAGTGCTACTGTACTCTTTTTTTAACTCAAAACAGAAGCCCCATCAATTAATTCTGCTGTACTCACGGATGGCACAACAGTGTTACTCTCATCAGCCACAACAacaaactactactactactccagtATATATTGGAGTATACTGAAACTTCATTTTAGAGTTTAactgaggtttttttttttcttaccatAGTCTTTTTTCAATCATTGACTTCTAAACCATCAATAACacatgtataaaagttttacacATAAATATAACTTAGTTGCTTCATATCTTCTAGGGCTTATTAGCCGTAGCTCAAACTATAGAAGCATCATCAAATTATTGCTGCTCCTTAGCGAACATACAGACAGTGCTACTACAACAAAATGCTGGCCTGCCAGCATAACTGCATCATCAATGAGAAAGGTTCATCACAGTTTTGGATGGAATCATCTTAACAGAATTTCGCCCTGCCTAACCACTAagattaaaaacaaaaataatcccAGAAGCGTAACAATAAGATTGTGATGAGCGACAATCAGTGTAGGGCTGTGGCACGTTTCTTCTGTTGCCCTTTTGTAGCTTTTCCCCCTTGTGAAGCAGCAGCCTTACTCAgctcttctgctgctgcttcttcggATTTATCTGCATCTGCAGAATACGGGGAATACAGGAACTTCTTTGAGTTGCCCGTGCCAACGCAGTTCAGCTTCACGATCCTTCTCCCCGTCATCCATTTCAGCAGGATCTTCATGTGAGTCTTGCTATTCAGGCCACTGATACCAGCATCCTGTTGTAACATACTCCAAATGAGTAGGGGCTCATGTGAACCAATAATTGTGTTAGGTATACTATCTTCAAGTCTGATGCAACTTTGCAATCAACATGAGCTGAATTCGCAGAATGGCATCAAGAAATAACCAAATCCCGGTATACTATCTTCAAGTCTGATGCCACTTTGCAATCAACATGAGCTGAATTCACAGAATGGCATGAAGAAATAACCAAATCCTAAACTGCTAGTTGTAGATTAAAAGGTACTGTGCAGTATGTGAGGATGCAGACTGCTAATGTTCCCAGGTGCCATGGAACGGGCAagcagtcaggtcagccagaATGGTAGAGCGTATTAGCAACTGAGATTTAGACCAACTACACGTGCCTCGTAGAGAGAGGCAAAAATATGGCTTATGTTTTCACTTATAGAAACACATGGCATACTCCTACATAAGATAAGTTGACATAAAAATCACTCCTTGAACATTTATAGCACCAAAGGCAATGATATGCCTCCATTTGAATTCAGGTTATCTATAACACCAATACAGCACCAGCTCATTCAAGCA
Coding sequences:
- the LOC4334810 gene encoding nuclear pore complex-interacting protein family member B13 isoform X1, which gives rise to MAGKKKALTNPASPSASASASTPKKSTATSKDRSTPKPRKNPNPKEEAPPPPPANNKRLNPQGGSNRKKKADAGTPSKKPKRQPPEPKPRKHKGAKSEKPHRVSGEGEKPTPTKKKKKKESSKEPKREKQQASAPMSTPSKKNKEAKRDTGGAGKPTPTKRKLGDVDPPQERPSGEGQASSPTPAKKRKDKAAAAEAVADHGAGSFPMARVRQIMRAEDATIRPSNEAVFLINKATEIFLKRFADDAYRNALKDRKKSIVYDNLSTAVCNQKRYKFLSDFVPQKVTAEDALKAPVSSQVNQPQ
- the LOC4334811 gene encoding predicted GPI-anchored protein 58, with amino-acid sequence MASSALPCAAALFLVLLLAPLLASAESPISLPPASAPTASTPAADERLHPADAALAPSQPPSEASSSAAALSPPAPPETSPLPAPSHSPPVPHSAAPEPSPMEHSAASAPAPSAAKAKQGGDDEEDDDDKEKDKEEKPSTPSPAPAAEEIKAATAGDKAGEEDGETERHELNGGKKAGVVVGAFSAAAVVGLAAVVWKKRQANIRRSRYADYSARLELV
- the LOC4334812 gene encoding uncharacterized protein encodes the protein MQFLRGGGGGSGGGGAGGMAWEVLKRHFSRKRAVDVRRINPKVPKEEAVAISGRLLQIFTDHGPLTVGNTWNHAKDAGISGLNSKTHMKILLKWMTGRRIVKLNCVGTGNSKKFLYSPYSADADKSEEAAAEELSKAAASQGGKATKGQQKKRATALH